DNA from Ancylothrix sp. D3o:
GATCTGTATCAAACTCAGGGTAAAACAAATAAGAAATCTTTGGGGCTTTCGTACTTAACTTAATCACATTAAACTTATCTAACCGGCCAATTGTCCGACTCGCGCAACCTTCATAAACCCGCAACAAAGGATCAAGAGATTCTAAAGCAGAAACATGAAACCAAAAAGAATTAGGCCAAAGTTTTCCAACCGAACTATTTTCACAACTTTCGCGGATAATATTAAGATGACCACTGCTAAAAAGCAACGCATCAGCTTCGCGACAAGCTTGTTTATAACTACCAAACAACCCCTTAATATCCTCCTTAGCCTCAAAAGTCAACTCCACCGGCTTCGGACGCCGGCTAAACCGAGAAAGCGCCAAATAAACCAGCAAATCTTCCCGCCGTTTTTGCGTAATTGCCTCCCATTCTTTCATATCCGTTGCCCGCAAAATCACATCAAAAGCCCGGCGTAAACTGCCAAATTCCGCCTTAATTTCCGCCTCAGATGGCAATTCGCCCTTAGCCGGTAAACGACCCCTTTCTGCCACAAAAGCCATTAAAGGCGTAAGCAATTCCTGATACTCTTCAAAGCTTTTAAAATTTTTGCGAATTCTGGGCGTACTCGTGCGAGAGCGAAATTTCAAAGCCTTATAAACTTCCGCCTCTGCTTCATCACGAAAAACAAAATAAATCCCCAACCCAATAGGAACAGAATCAGCCTCTAAAACCTGATCAATATAAACTTTCAACTCTTCCTGCTCATAATACTTTTGAAACGTATTTCGACTCGTAATAATTCCATCCCCATAAACCATCCAACCTTGTTGATAATCATCCACCAAAATTTGAGCAGAAACAACCAAAACCCGCTTAGTTAAACTCCAAGCTTCCCGCAAAGCATCCTGACGTTCCACCCTATCTTCAATAACATTAATCACATAACCAATATTCACAATATCCGCAGAAACCTTGCCATTATGCGGAAAATAATAAGGGTCCCACCCAACACTATCATAACCCTTTTCCTTCATGCGGCTAACATCCCCACCATAACCGCAACCATAATCAAAAAAAGTCGTTTTTTCCCTAAATAAATCCGCCTCCAAAGCCGTCCGCACCGGCTTAGATAAACTCGTGCGAGCCATCGCCGCCTTATGCCGATCAATTCGCAATTTCAACTCTTCCCAACCACAATCAATCCGACAAACAAGCCAATGATTATTAAAAGCAATTTTTTGGCAATTTAAACGTTGTTGCCAGCCAATTTTCATCCCAATACCGCGAGTTTCATCCAACAAACCCAGCAACTCCTCTTGACGAGTTAACTCCGCAAACTCCTCATAACAAGGATAACCTTGCATAACAAAAGTTTCTTTACGGTGTAAAACCGGCGGATTATTTGTATCAGCATAATCCCGACTCGTCACATCTAAATTATCCATTCCCACAACAATAGTAGAGCGTAAAGCCGGGTGAGGATCGCTATCAAAATCCGGATAAAATAAATAAGAAACTTTTGGTCTATCAGTTTGAAACTTAATTAACGTCACATTTTCGGGACAACCCGCCACAACATAAGCCAACTTTTCATATAAACGCAACAACGGATCAAGAGCAAAAACAGCCGAAGAGTGAACATAAAGAGCATTTGGTAAATGTTTTCCCACAGTTGAAACTTCGCAGAGATTACTAATAACACCTGCTTGTTTAACTTGAGAAAGCATTTCCTCAGCCGCCACAAAAGCAGACTCATAACACCCAAAAAAAGCCTCAATATTTTTTTGCAAAGAAGCCGGCAAAACCTCCAAACCCACCCGTTCCCGAAAATTACAAACAGCCACATCAATAACCACATCTTCCCGTTGCTGTGTGGCAGATTCCCCATCAGCAGAAACAGTTTTTATGGAAGCAAAACTGCAATCACTCATAGCCTTTCCTGCGGACGACCGCCCTATCAGCTTGTGATACCAATCATCTACCAATCCAACACAAAACCTTAAAAATTTAATAAAATCTTTTAAATTCACCCCACTTGCACACCAATTTATGTTAAATTAAACAAAAACTAAAAACCAATTTAGGGGTAAAAAATCATGGAAACAACCTTAACAACTCCCCTTGCATTAGAAATCGACTTAACAGACGAACAATTTTTCCAGCTATGTCAAAAAAACCGCGACTTAAAATTTGAGCGCACAGCATCAGGAGAATTAGTTATTATGTCACCAACCGGCGGAAACACAGGCAAACGTAACATTAAAATAGCCGCTCAACTAGAAATATGGAGCAGCAAAACAAACCTTGGCCATGCCTTTGACTCATCCACCGGCTATAAACTCCCCAACGGTGCGGATCGTTCCCCAGACGCCTCATGGATACAGCGGCACCGTTGGGAAGCATTAACACCAGAACAAAAAGAAAAATTTATACCCCTTTGCCCTGATTTCGTCATCGAATTACGCTCACCTAGCGACAGCCTTAAAACCCTCCAAGAAAAAATGAAAGAATACATCAACAATGGAGCCAATTTAGGCTGGTTAATCGACCCAAAAACCAAACAAGTAGAAATCTATCGACCTTCTCAAAATGTAGAAATTCTCGAAAATCCCACAACATTAGTCGGCGAAGAAGTCCTACCTGGTTTTATCTTAGACCTAACCACAATTTGGGACATTTAAAACACCCACTAAACCCCTTTACCCAAACCTTAAAAACAAAAAAAGTGGGCAAAAGCCCACCCCAAAAACTAAGGATAAAAACACATTTGAGGCAAACCCAAAGTCTCATCCCAACCCATCATCAAATTAAGACACTGAATAGCCTGCCCAGCCTGACCCTTAATCATATTATCAATCACCGACATCACAATTACCCGGTCAGTACGCGGATCAACCTCCACCCCGATATAACAAAGATTAGTTCCACAAGCCCATTTTGTCTGTGGATAAACCCCCGTCGGCAAAACCTTAACCCAAGGCGAAGAACGATAAAAAGCCGAATAAATAGTAAGTAAATCTTCCCTTACCAAACCCGGATCACGCAAAGTAGCATAAACCGTAGCCAAAATACCCCGAACCATAGGAATCAAATGCGGCGTAAACTGCACCCTCACCTCATGGCCGGCCAAATCACTACAAATCTGCTCAATCTCAGGAGTATGCCGGTGACGCCCCACATTATAAGCACCCAAAGAATTATCAGCCTCAGCCAATAACAAATTAGTTTTCGCCTGTCTACCCCCCCCAGAAGTACCAGATTTTGCATCAACAATCGCCGTTTCAGGTAACACCAAACCCTGTTTAAGAAGCGGAGAAAGCGCCAATAAACTAGCCGTCGGATAACACCCCGGACAACCAACTAATTGAGCCTCCTTAATGCGTTCTCGATACAACTCAGGCAACCCATAAACAGCCTTTTCCGCCGCATCCCTATCCGTCCGTTCCCCACCATACCAAGCCGTGTAAGTATCCAAATTAAAAAAGCGATAATCTGCCGAAAGATCCAGCACCTTACAGCCTTTTTCCAACAAAGTTGGAGTCATTTTATACGCCAAACCATTTGGAAGCGACAAAAACACCACATCACAGCGATTTGCCATCACCTCCACATCCACCGGCTCAATAACTTGAGACACAGAATGCCCCAAATGCGGATATAAATCAGAAAAAGGCTTACCCGCACTACTGTCACCCCCCAGATAAGTCAACTCCAGCTTAGGATGATCCATCAGCAGGCGCACCAATTGCACCCCGCCATACCCAGAAGCACCAACAATCCCCACTCGTAGACGTTGCGAATCATTCATAATAGTTACTCCCTAACCATTTTTTTCCTAACGTTCGTGCCGTATTTGCTGAATTCTATACCACGTTGGCTTGTGCGAACCGTTGCACGGCACCATAGTTTTTAAGCAATTACTTCATCACACTCATAGTGTGTAGATTGAATCGCCCGATAGATGGCAATGGTTTTTCGTACTCTTTACCAATGTTGTAGGGAGGACTTGTAACCGTCAGTTCTAAACATTCATCAGGCAGCCTTGACATCGCCTCTAGGCAATCGATCTGATAAATTATGCAGTTTGGTGCTTCATAATAGGGTGGGCCCAAACAGCTAACGATTTCCGCCAATGCTTTGCGAGTTACCATGCTGGGGCGCTTTACTTCTTTTCAAATACATCTGGCTCAAAATTATACAGCCATCACCCCCATCAATTCTTCCCCCCTCTCCCCCTTTCCCCCAACTCCACCCCAACCAACCCGTACTCGCCACCCCCAAACGGGCTAAAATCGAAAATATTATAAGCTTAAGAAAACTTTACGAGTAAATAGCTGGACTATTCCGTGCAATCGCCCCAAAACCCCATAACACAAAACGTCAAATTTGACCCCATCGACACCGCCCTAGACGAACTCAAAGCAGGCCGGTGTATAGTAGTCGTCGATGACGAAAACCGCGAAAACGAAGGCGACCTCATCTGCGCCGGCCAATTCGCCACACCAGACATGATCAACTTCATGGCCATCCATGCCAGAGGTTTAATCTGTCTCGCCATGACCGGCCAAC
Protein-coding regions in this window:
- a CDS encoding DNA phosphorothioation-associated putative methyltransferase, which codes for MSDCSFASIKTVSADGESATQQREDVVIDVAVCNFRERVGLEVLPASLQKNIEAFFGCYESAFVAAEEMLSQVKQAGVISNLCEVSTVGKHLPNALYVHSSAVFALDPLLRLYEKLAYVVAGCPENVTLIKFQTDRPKVSYLFYPDFDSDPHPALRSTIVVGMDNLDVTSRDYADTNNPPVLHRKETFVMQGYPCYEEFAELTRQEELLGLLDETRGIGMKIGWQQRLNCQKIAFNNHWLVCRIDCGWEELKLRIDRHKAAMARTSLSKPVRTALEADLFREKTTFFDYGCGYGGDVSRMKEKGYDSVGWDPYYFPHNGKVSADIVNIGYVINVIEDRVERQDALREAWSLTKRVLVVSAQILVDDYQQGWMVYGDGIITSRNTFQKYYEQEELKVYIDQVLEADSVPIGLGIYFVFRDEAEAEVYKALKFRSRTSTPRIRKNFKSFEEYQELLTPLMAFVAERGRLPAKGELPSEAEIKAEFGSLRRAFDVILRATDMKEWEAITQKRREDLLVYLALSRFSRRPKPVELTFEAKEDIKGLFGSYKQACREADALLFSSGHLNIIRESCENSSVGKLWPNSFWFHVSALESLDPLLRVYEGCASRTIGRLDKFNVIKLSTKAPKISYLFYPEFDTDPHPLLKSCMQVDLRDLKVSYQRWKVEDNPPVLHEKDNLVMCDYPLYEKFAKLTQQERNWGLLDDFSAISNRSGWLKCLEEHCAVIVGYQLRWKKDADPYKVKLLRSAMRARQTKHN
- a CDS encoding Uma2 family endonuclease, whose product is METTLTTPLALEIDLTDEQFFQLCQKNRDLKFERTASGELVIMSPTGGNTGKRNIKIAAQLEIWSSKTNLGHAFDSSTGYKLPNGADRSPDASWIQRHRWEALTPEQKEKFIPLCPDFVIELRSPSDSLKTLQEKMKEYINNGANLGWLIDPKTKQVEIYRPSQNVEILENPTTLVGEEVLPGFILDLTTIWDI
- the argC gene encoding N-acetyl-gamma-glutamyl-phosphate reductase — translated: MNDSQRLRVGIVGASGYGGVQLVRLLMDHPKLELTYLGGDSSAGKPFSDLYPHLGHSVSQVIEPVDVEVMANRCDVVFLSLPNGLAYKMTPTLLEKGCKVLDLSADYRFFNLDTYTAWYGGERTDRDAAEKAVYGLPELYRERIKEAQLVGCPGCYPTASLLALSPLLKQGLVLPETAIVDAKSGTSGGGRQAKTNLLLAEADNSLGAYNVGRHRHTPEIEQICSDLAGHEVRVQFTPHLIPMVRGILATVYATLRDPGLVREDLLTIYSAFYRSSPWVKVLPTGVYPQTKWACGTNLCYIGVEVDPRTDRVIVMSVIDNMIKGQAGQAIQCLNLMMGWDETLGLPQMCFYP